One Leptolyngbya sp. 'hensonii' DNA window includes the following coding sequences:
- a CDS encoding EAL domain-containing protein has product MTSELNVQELTCSHFHVSECTQACPRYNLLPDLLTEIFPFHIAFNRNHEIVQVGKVIQQLYPNLQIGSQLEQHFRIDRPKIPLSFDRISQQSGALFLLESLHNRMKLKGQMMYIQCPEVMLFLCSPWVTDLASLKAFGLSLNQFAIHDPVVDFLFLLQAQNTALSDAKKLTDQLTEQRTELRKTNQRLAALYTVTHILTESATFNEAMVQLLEALCMALDWQVGVLWMVDQQSNVLKCQEVWTTLPEFFAEFETLNRVLTFAPGTGLPGQVWEERKTAWIEDISSDPNSPRRLHAVHKRLQGVFALPIQDGSELIGVLEFFSHKPCQPDDSLLEMMTDISIKIGQFAQRKIIETALIKQTEISESLKSILDSMGDAVIVADEQKNFLVFNPAAERMFKTQPHNLTHNQWLQQVELYQDDHIIPFHPEDLPLDRSIRGEEVNDVEMLVCQPHAPDGIWITVTGRPIKDKDGVVKGGVVVCRDITERKRVEKQLLYDAFHDGLTGLANRVLFMERLQHASAMAKRNKTYLFAVLFLDLDRFKVINDSLGHMVGDQLLIAIARRLEGCLREGDTISRLGGDEFAILLEGIKNSDYATQVAERVQRELMKPFMINGNEIFASTSIGIAFSTNEYGQPEDLLRDADTAMYHAKNMGKARYQIFDSAMHLRAVKLLQLETDLRRAIERQEFEVYYQSIVSLKTQKITGFEALVRWKHPERGFISPVEFIPIAEETGLILPLGSWVLQEACQQMRRWQQEFPNTFGLTISVNISGKQFFQEDFTAQIQHILKETGLNPRCLKLEITESIFMDNVPSTTATLLDLQALGIQLSMDDFGTGYSSLSYLNRFPIDTLKIDRSFIQVVDTDIEKLEIVRTVVLLAQNLGMNVVAEGVETASQLDQLRELNCESAQGYFFSKPLTWTAARTLIKESLTL; this is encoded by the coding sequence ATGACATCTGAGTTGAATGTACAAGAACTAACTTGCAGCCACTTCCATGTATCTGAGTGCACTCAAGCTTGTCCGCGCTATAATCTTTTGCCAGATTTGCTGACAGAAATCTTTCCATTTCATATTGCATTTAACCGCAATCATGAGATTGTTCAGGTGGGGAAAGTGATTCAACAACTGTATCCCAATCTGCAGATTGGTAGTCAGCTTGAGCAACATTTCCGCATCGATCGACCCAAGATTCCATTAAGTTTTGACCGCATCAGTCAGCAATCTGGAGCCTTATTTCTCCTGGAATCTCTGCACAACCGCATGAAGCTCAAGGGACAGATGATGTACATTCAATGTCCTGAAGTCATGTTATTTCTCTGCTCTCCCTGGGTTACTGATCTGGCTTCTCTAAAAGCTTTTGGACTTTCACTGAATCAGTTCGCCATCCATGACCCAGTAGTTGATTTTCTTTTCCTGCTACAAGCACAAAATACTGCTTTATCAGATGCCAAAAAATTGACTGATCAGCTCACAGAACAACGAACTGAGCTACGCAAGACTAATCAGAGACTAGCAGCGCTCTACACTGTTACCCATATTCTGACAGAATCTGCCACCTTTAATGAAGCCATGGTACAACTTCTGGAAGCCCTTTGCATGGCTCTGGATTGGCAGGTCGGTGTTTTATGGATGGTGGATCAACAGTCCAATGTCTTGAAGTGTCAGGAAGTCTGGACTACCCTGCCGGAATTCTTTGCCGAGTTCGAGACCCTGAATCGGGTGTTGACCTTTGCCCCTGGCACCGGGTTACCTGGGCAGGTGTGGGAAGAGCGCAAGACTGCCTGGATTGAAGACATCAGTTCTGACCCGAACTCTCCTCGCCGATTACATGCCGTTCACAAAAGACTCCAGGGCGTTTTTGCTTTGCCCATTCAGGATGGGTCTGAGTTAATTGGAGTGCTGGAATTTTTTAGCCATAAGCCCTGTCAGCCTGATGATAGTTTATTAGAAATGATGACTGACATCAGTATTAAAATTGGTCAGTTTGCCCAGCGAAAAATTATTGAAACAGCATTAATTAAACAAACAGAAATTTCAGAAAGCTTAAAATCAATTCTGGATAGCATGGGCGACGCCGTGATTGTGGCCGATGAACAGAAAAACTTTTTGGTCTTTAATCCGGCAGCGGAGCGCATGTTTAAAACTCAGCCCCACAATCTGACCCACAATCAGTGGTTGCAACAGGTCGAGCTTTATCAGGACGACCATATAATTCCGTTTCACCCCGAAGATTTGCCCTTAGATCGGTCCATTCGGGGGGAAGAAGTGAATGATGTTGAAATGCTCGTCTGCCAACCCCATGCCCCCGACGGGATCTGGATTACAGTCACAGGTCGGCCCATCAAAGATAAAGATGGGGTAGTCAAAGGAGGGGTTGTGGTCTGTCGAGACATCACGGAACGCAAACGGGTCGAAAAGCAACTATTGTATGATGCGTTCCATGATGGATTAACCGGTTTGGCCAACCGGGTTCTGTTTATGGAACGCTTGCAGCACGCCAGTGCCATGGCCAAAAGGAATAAAACCTATCTGTTTGCGGTGCTGTTTCTTGATCTGGATCGCTTTAAGGTGATCAACGATAGCCTTGGTCACATGGTGGGCGATCAGTTGCTGATTGCCATTGCCCGCAGGCTGGAAGGCTGTCTCCGTGAAGGGGATACCATTTCCCGCTTGGGTGGAGATGAGTTTGCTATCCTGCTCGAAGGCATCAAGAACAGTGACTATGCCACTCAAGTTGCGGAACGAGTGCAAAGGGAACTCATGAAGCCGTTTATGATTAACGGGAATGAAATCTTTGCCAGCACTAGCATTGGGATTGCGTTCAGCACGAATGAGTATGGGCAACCGGAAGATCTACTCCGGGATGCAGATACGGCCATGTATCACGCCAAAAATATGGGTAAGGCTCGATACCAGATTTTTGATTCCGCTATGCACCTCCGAGCAGTGAAACTGTTGCAGTTGGAAACGGATCTGCGACGGGCGATCGAGCGTCAGGAGTTTGAGGTTTATTACCAGTCTATAGTGTCGCTGAAAACCCAGAAGATCACAGGCTTTGAAGCCCTGGTCCGCTGGAAACATCCCGAGCGAGGGTTCATTTCTCCCGTTGAATTCATCCCGATCGCAGAAGAGACCGGCTTAATTCTTCCCCTGGGTTCCTGGGTTCTTCAGGAAGCCTGCCAGCAGATGCGTCGCTGGCAACAGGAATTTCCCAATACCTTCGGTTTAACGATCAGTGTCAACATCTCTGGGAAACAATTTTTCCAGGAGGATTTCACCGCTCAAATTCAGCACATCCTCAAGGAGACCGGGCTTAATCCCCGCTGTCTCAAGTTGGAAATTACCGAAAGTATCTTTATGGACAATGTGCCCTCGACAACAGCCACATTGTTGGATCTGCAAGCTTTAGGGATTCAGCTTTCCATGGATGACTTTGGGACAGGGTATTCCTCTTTAAGCTACCTGAATCGATTCCCGATCGACACCCTGAAGATCGATCGCTCCTTCATTCAAGTGGTCGATACCGATATTGAGAAACTGGAAATTGTTCGCACTGTCGTCTTGCTGGCTCAGAATTTGGGTATGAACGTGGTAGCGGAAGGGGTGGAAACCGCCAGTCAACTGGATCAACTGAGGGAACTGAACTGCGAAAGTGCCCAAGGATATTTCTTTTCAAAACCCTTGACCTGGACTGCCGCAAGAACTTTGATTAAGGAAAGCCTAACGCTATAA
- a CDS encoding heme NO-binding domain-containing protein, giving the protein MYGLVNKAIEDMVCSHFGEETWQTIKQKAELEIDAFISMEGYPDDVTHKLVKAASEVLGLSASEIMQAFGEYWVTYTASEGYGEMMEMSGDNLPEFLENLDNLHARVGVIFPQLQPPSFDCSEQTEESLHLHYYSSREGLAPMVVGLVKGLGTRFDTEVDVTQTQSRETGADHDEFQINYKAKTDES; this is encoded by the coding sequence ATGTACGGCTTAGTCAACAAAGCGATCGAAGATATGGTCTGCAGCCACTTTGGTGAGGAAACCTGGCAAACCATTAAACAAAAAGCAGAGCTGGAAATTGATGCCTTTATCAGCATGGAAGGCTACCCTGACGATGTCACCCACAAATTGGTCAAAGCCGCCAGTGAAGTCCTGGGCTTATCAGCCTCAGAAATCATGCAGGCTTTTGGGGAATATTGGGTGACCTACACCGCCAGTGAAGGCTATGGTGAAATGATGGAGATGAGTGGGGACAATCTACCGGAATTTCTGGAAAATCTGGACAACCTGCATGCCCGTGTGGGTGTCATTTTTCCGCAACTGCAGCCCCCTTCTTTTGACTGCAGTGAGCAGACGGAAGAATCTCTCCATCTCCACTACTATTCCAGCCGCGAGGGTTTAGCCCCGATGGTTGTGGGGTTGGTAAAAGGACTGGGAACTCGATTTGATACTGAAGTCGATGTCACCCAGACCCAAAGTCGGGAGACGGGTGCTGACCATGATGAATTTCAGATCAACTACAAAGCCAAAACGGATGAATCATGA
- a CDS encoding ATP-binding protein: MMTPHLSLSPSLFARAFPFHFIFNREGEVIQAGEVMQRITLDGLIGSQVEQYFQIIRPKVEFDFEAIHKQSRSLFLLESLHNGMQLKGQMMLLEDQEVMCFLGSPWVTDTASLGPLGLKLKDFAIHDPIVDFLFLLQAKNTALMDTKKLTDELTQQQAQLRSALQIKESLAEIAEAQAKKLKKALHELQNTQTQLIQTEKMSGLGQLVAGIAHEINNPINFIYGNIQHANEYIQDLIGLLQLYQQSYPEPRSDIQARTEEIDITFLLEDLPQLLNSMKVGTDRIRQIVLSLRNFSRLDEAEMKAVDIHEGIDSTLLILQSRLKARGDCPAVKVIKNYGNLPLVECYAGQLNQVFMNLLSNAIDALEAPQPHHSRSGTSCHTSTITITTEVDDCDQAVIRIGDNGPGMTEAVRARLFDPFFTTKPVGKGTGLGLSISYQIVVEKHQGTLHCISEPGMGAEFRIEIPLRRFTDRETVHQARAYSIS, from the coding sequence ATGATGACGCCCCACCTGAGTCTTTCCCCCTCTCTATTTGCCCGTGCCTTTCCCTTTCACTTTATATTTAATCGGGAGGGGGAAGTCATTCAGGCTGGAGAGGTGATGCAGCGCATCACCCTAGATGGATTAATTGGCAGTCAAGTTGAACAGTACTTTCAAATTATTCGCCCTAAAGTCGAGTTCGACTTTGAGGCCATACACAAGCAATCTCGCTCTCTTTTTCTGCTGGAATCCCTCCACAATGGGATGCAACTCAAAGGGCAAATGATGCTCCTGGAAGATCAGGAGGTCATGTGTTTTCTGGGGTCTCCCTGGGTGACGGATACGGCTAGCCTGGGACCTCTGGGGCTAAAGTTGAAGGATTTTGCCATTCATGACCCGATCGTGGACTTCCTGTTTCTCCTGCAGGCCAAAAATACGGCCCTCATGGACACCAAAAAGTTGACCGATGAACTGACCCAGCAACAGGCCCAGTTACGGAGTGCCTTGCAAATTAAGGAAAGTCTGGCAGAAATTGCTGAAGCGCAGGCCAAAAAGCTGAAAAAGGCCCTGCATGAGTTGCAGAATACCCAGACCCAATTAATTCAAACAGAGAAGATGTCGGGCCTCGGGCAACTCGTCGCCGGGATTGCCCACGAAATTAACAATCCCATTAATTTTATCTACGGTAATATCCAGCATGCCAATGAATATATCCAGGATTTAATCGGGCTTTTGCAACTCTATCAACAGTCCTATCCAGAGCCCAGATCAGACATTCAAGCCCGAACCGAGGAAATAGATATTACGTTTCTGCTGGAGGATCTGCCCCAACTCCTGAATTCCATGAAAGTGGGGACCGATCGCATCCGTCAGATTGTCCTGTCACTGCGCAACTTTTCCCGGCTGGACGAGGCGGAAATGAAGGCTGTGGATATTCATGAAGGTATTGATAGCACCTTACTGATTTTGCAAAGCCGATTAAAAGCCAGGGGAGACTGTCCAGCAGTCAAAGTGATCAAAAATTATGGCAATTTGCCCCTGGTGGAGTGTTATGCCGGACAACTGAATCAGGTGTTTATGAATCTGCTGAGCAATGCGATCGATGCGTTGGAGGCTCCCCAACCTCATCATTCCCGATCAGGAACGAGCTGTCATACCAGCACCATCACCATTACCACAGAAGTCGATGACTGTGATCAGGCCGTCATTCGGATTGGGGATAATGGACCCGGCATGACCGAGGCCGTGAGAGCCCGATTGTTTGATCCATTTTTCACCACCAAGCCCGTCGGTAAAGGCACGGGCCTGGGCCTATCCATCAGCTATCAGATTGTTGTTGAGAAGCATCAGGGAACGCTCCATTGTATTTCTGAACCCGGTATGGGAGCTGAGTTCCGGATTGAGATTCCCCTGCGGCGGTTCACCGATCGTGAGACTGTGCATCAGGCCAGGGCCTATTCCATTTCCTGA
- a CDS encoding DUF427 domain-containing protein: MSKAIWNGAVLAESDRCEVVEGNYYFPPDALHKEYFKESNTHTTCGWKGVASYYNLEVGGKVNPDAAWYYPTPKDAAKNITGYVAFWKGVQVEK, translated from the coding sequence ATGTCGAAAGCAATCTGGAATGGGGCTGTTTTAGCCGAGAGCGATCGTTGTGAAGTGGTGGAAGGGAACTACTACTTCCCACCCGATGCCCTTCACAAGGAATATTTCAAGGAAAGCAACACCCACACGACCTGCGGTTGGAAAGGGGTCGCCAGCTACTACAACCTGGAAGTAGGGGGCAAAGTTAACCCTGATGCAGCCTGGTACTATCCCACACCCAAGGATGCGGCCAAGAATATTACTGGTTATGTCGCTTTCTGGAAAGGCGTTCAGGTCGAGAAGTAG
- a CDS encoding MBL fold metallo-hydrolase, whose product MVSQSVINVDLADVFEQPDRKGFLHTLAWGDYVEVLETTDTYLRISTVKYEETSNGSILPVKTEAYICPTKSSNLSPADIAIPQADSKVLKVNFVDVQQGDGAVIESPDGKIILVDGGDNQLFARYLAARFRGTSLTNPKSIDCILVTHGDADHFDGLTQIHASETNPEPRKRLFIEPKRVYHNGLVKRPSKDKHNKTIPEKELLGPTQVVDGETILTGLVESLLDVPNEEMNQPFRQWKEALKKWNDRSNIEFRRLSFGEKDAFDFFNNGDLEISVLGPFVTEKGSVRGLKFLGNPPKGPRIGHESMSLGEADFKGFSASHTINGHSIVFRLRYGGFSYLFCGDLNDEASRILGRKHQKGEINLRSEVFKVPHHGSADFSGAFFQMVSPIVSVISSGDESAKQEYIHPRATLVGALGRHSRVDEPLIFVTELVAFFNLEGWASLTDQKKAEKRGEFFAFSRRAYGIVKTRTDGTRLLVYTDSGKTNMKEAYCYSLDQNGLPVPAPLVRA is encoded by the coding sequence ATGGTCAGTCAATCTGTGATTAATGTTGATCTCGCTGATGTATTTGAACAGCCCGATCGCAAGGGTTTTCTTCATACTCTCGCCTGGGGAGATTATGTTGAGGTGCTGGAAACCACTGATACCTATCTGCGGATCAGCACCGTGAAGTATGAGGAGACAAGCAACGGCAGTATTCTGCCTGTTAAAACTGAAGCCTATATTTGCCCTACCAAGTCCTCTAACCTGTCGCCTGCTGATATTGCCATTCCCCAAGCAGACAGTAAAGTTCTCAAGGTCAATTTTGTCGATGTGCAACAGGGCGATGGCGCGGTGATTGAGTCACCAGACGGGAAGATCATTCTGGTAGATGGTGGCGATAACCAGCTCTTCGCCCGCTATCTGGCCGCCCGGTTTCGGGGGACAAGCCTAACAAATCCCAAATCGATCGACTGCATTCTCGTCACCCACGGTGATGCAGACCATTTCGATGGGCTGACCCAAATTCATGCATCGGAAACCAATCCTGAGCCGAGAAAACGGCTCTTTATTGAGCCCAAACGGGTCTATCACAACGGTTTGGTGAAGCGTCCGAGCAAGGACAAACACAACAAAACCATCCCTGAAAAAGAACTGCTGGGGCCGACCCAAGTTGTGGATGGCGAAACAATCCTCACGGGACTGGTAGAGAGTTTGCTGGATGTGCCGAATGAGGAAATGAACCAGCCCTTTCGCCAGTGGAAGGAAGCCCTGAAAAAATGGAATGACCGGAGCAACATTGAGTTTCGCAGGCTCTCCTTTGGGGAGAAGGATGCCTTCGATTTCTTCAACAATGGTGACCTGGAGATCTCTGTTCTGGGGCCGTTCGTGACCGAAAAGGGATCAGTGAGGGGACTCAAATTCCTAGGCAATCCTCCTAAAGGACCCCGAATCGGGCACGAGTCCATGAGTTTGGGGGAAGCCGACTTCAAAGGCTTTTCAGCCTCCCACACCATCAATGGTCATTCCATTGTCTTCCGACTTCGATATGGTGGGTTTAGCTATCTATTCTGCGGCGATCTGAATGATGAAGCCAGCCGTATCCTGGGCCGCAAGCATCAGAAGGGCGAAATTAATCTCCGGTCTGAGGTCTTCAAGGTGCCACACCATGGCTCAGCAGATTTTTCTGGGGCTTTCTTTCAGATGGTTTCCCCCATTGTGAGTGTGATTTCCAGTGGCGATGAATCGGCGAAGCAAGAGTATATCCATCCCCGTGCCACCCTGGTTGGTGCCCTCGGACGACATTCCCGAGTTGATGAGCCCCTCATCTTTGTCACCGAGCTCGTGGCCTTCTTCAACCTTGAAGGTTGGGCAAGTTTAACGGATCAGAAAAAGGCCGAAAAGAGAGGGGAGTTTTTCGCGTTCAGCCGGAGGGCCTACGGCATCGTGAAGACCCGCACAGATGGCACTCGCCTGCTGGTCTACACCGACAGTGGCAAGACCAACATGAAGGAAGCCTATTGCTACTCATTAGACCAGAACGGCTTGCCAGTGCCCGCACCCCTGGTGAGGGCATAA
- a CDS encoding DUF2278 family protein yields the protein MKNYGVLKGIAVKYERDDDKDPHSELLMNVKGVSYRIAINVRSSRGPVHQRLVEYLIMHDIKHPIVDRARELPEGWNDLEDGIKDGAAIDYIRSNIFRATDMKPITHFAPGPNNDLFEHVEDLLQRAIHEDGAVVYAFGERWGPEQNKQDAYFGFLPGNGVHLIHMNQGGTGENHGTFHDGALIIDFPKSGTASALFLKFQNQIWHTDEGTATPIVHAPTVPVVPIPGSGTIEPWPVVASDSPYHLARIIAAMVNPRSEDPGREFVTILNIADQALDLTGWQILDKQDKADTLSGSLQPGEAAIFRLSGKGAQLSNKGGTITLLDSRGLKVDGVAYTKDEAKAEGKPIVFS from the coding sequence ATGAAGAACTACGGTGTTTTGAAAGGAATAGCTGTCAAATACGAGCGAGATGACGACAAAGATCCTCACTCAGAGCTGCTCATGAACGTTAAGGGCGTGAGTTATCGGATCGCCATTAATGTGCGATCGAGTCGGGGTCCAGTCCACCAGCGGTTGGTCGAGTATTTGATTATGCACGACATCAAGCATCCGATCGTCGATCGGGCGCGAGAATTACCTGAAGGGTGGAACGATCTGGAAGATGGGATCAAGGATGGGGCTGCGATCGACTACATTCGCAGTAACATTTTCCGGGCAACGGACATGAAACCAATTACCCATTTCGCACCGGGTCCAAACAACGATCTATTCGAACACGTAGAAGATCTGTTGCAGCGTGCTATTCACGAGGATGGTGCAGTGGTGTATGCATTTGGTGAACGCTGGGGGCCTGAACAAAATAAGCAGGATGCTTACTTCGGCTTTCTGCCGGGCAATGGGGTCCACTTGATTCACATGAACCAGGGGGGAACTGGGGAAAATCATGGGACTTTCCATGACGGGGCACTGATCATCGATTTCCCGAAATCGGGCACGGCTTCAGCCCTGTTTCTGAAGTTCCAGAACCAGATCTGGCACACGGATGAGGGAACTGCGACCCCCATTGTCCATGCTCCAACTGTACCTGTTGTCCCGATTCCAGGCAGTGGCACGATCGAGCCCTGGCCTGTGGTGGCCTCGGATTCGCCCTACCATCTGGCTCGCATCATTGCTGCCATGGTCAATCCTCGTTCCGAGGATCCGGGTCGCGAGTTCGTGACGATTCTCAACATCGCAGACCAGGCGTTAGACCTAACTGGCTGGCAGATTCTCGATAAACAGGACAAGGCGGACACTCTCTCCGGTTCGCTTCAGCCCGGTGAAGCGGCTATTTTCCGGCTCAGCGGCAAGGGGGCACAACTGTCGAACAAGGGCGGCACCATCACCCTATTGGACTCCCGAGGACTCAAGGTAGATGGGGTAGCCTATACCAAGGATGAGGCAAAGGCTGAGGGTAAACCAATTGTTTTCTCGTGA
- a CDS encoding ABC transporter permease, producing the protein MFRYIKLLGTFWSTAIAAEMEYRLNFLLATLTSLGNFVGSLFGLFLFYRTGYSFSGWRWEEALVVLGLFTLLQGFSSTFLAPNLNRIVNHIQQGTLDFVLLRPINSQFWLSAHTVSLWGLPDLCFSLMLLGYAGSQLHLRWDNYLLGSIPVLFGLVSLYSLWFMLGATSIWFVKIYNVTEVLRGLIEAGRYPIVAYPAIYRFFFTFVVPVAFLTSIPAEAILGRGQLPWLAGAGLLALLLFIASSIFWRFALRFYTSASS; encoded by the coding sequence ATGTTCAGATATATCAAATTGCTGGGGACCTTCTGGAGTACAGCGATCGCCGCCGAGATGGAATATCGCCTGAATTTCCTGCTGGCGACCCTGACCAGTCTGGGAAATTTTGTCGGCAGCCTGTTTGGTCTCTTCCTCTTCTATCGCACCGGTTATAGCTTTAGTGGTTGGCGATGGGAAGAGGCCCTGGTTGTCCTGGGCCTCTTCACCCTGCTCCAGGGTTTTTCCAGCACCTTCCTGGCCCCCAACCTGAATCGCATTGTGAATCATATTCAGCAGGGCACCTTGGATTTTGTGTTGCTCAGACCGATTAACTCCCAGTTCTGGCTGTCGGCCCATACCGTTTCCCTCTGGGGGTTGCCGGATTTGTGCTTCTCCCTGATGTTGCTGGGCTATGCTGGTAGCCAGTTGCACCTGCGCTGGGACAATTACCTGTTGGGCAGTATCCCAGTGCTGTTTGGTCTCGTCAGCCTTTACAGCCTCTGGTTCATGCTGGGGGCAACCAGCATCTGGTTTGTCAAGATTTACAATGTCACGGAAGTCCTGCGGGGGCTGATTGAAGCGGGCCGATACCCGATCGTCGCTTACCCGGCAATCTACCGGTTTTTCTTCACATTCGTGGTCCCCGTAGCCTTTCTGACCAGCATTCCGGCTGAAGCCATCCTGGGTCGGGGACAACTCCCCTGGCTGGCTGGTGCAGGATTACTGGCCCTACTATTATTCATTGCTTCAAGTATCTTCTGGCGATTTGCACTTCGGTTTTATACCAGTGCTTCTAGTTAG